The Microterricola viridarii genome segment GGTCGATGAAACACACCCTCCCCCTCGCGCTGGCCGCCGGCCTCGCCGCTGTGCTGCTGCTCGGCGCTCAGGGCTCGATGGCCTACCTGACGGATGCCGCAGCCGGCCCCGCCACGGTGATCCAGTCCGGCAACCTCAGCATGACCGTCAGCGCTCCGACGGCGGTCGCCAACGAGGTGTACGGCACGGTTCCCGCCGGCATGGTGGTGCGAACCTCCGGCGCGAACAACACCCCGGGCATCATTCCCGGCATCCAGCGGCAGAGCTACACCTACACGGTCACCAACACCGGCAGCGCCCGCGCCACCGCGCGCTTGAGCGCCTCTCTCGCGTTCAGTGCGCTGACCGAGCCGCGTTACTCCGCACTGCGCACTGCACTGCAGGTGTCCGTGTCGATCGACGCAGCACCTGAGGTCGTCGTGGTGGCGGCAGGCTCCATGCCCACCGCGGCCGGGGCGATCGCCGTTCCCGCACAAACACTCGTCTTCGCGCCCGGCGTTGCCCACACCGTCACCGTGCGTTTCTCCATCCCGGCGACGAGCGGAACCCCCTTCGCCACGGTGGGCGGTCGGAGCGCCGCAACCAGCGCCGCCACCCTCTTCACACTCACCCCGACATTCACGCTGACCCAGGTACCGGTGGCCTCATGACCCCTCCACTGAACGCCCTCACCGGTGTTGGGCCGGGTGCGCGGCAGCAGCGCCGCGGCAGACGTCTCCTTATCGCCGCCCTCGTGGCGGGGGCGGCCGCACTGCTCATCCCGAGCGGCGTGACGGGGGCGTACTGGACAACTGCCGCCGCCGGCAACGCCGTCACTCCGGGGGCCGGCGACTGGTGCGCAACCCCTGACCCGGCCACGAACCCCCGTGCTTACCGGCTCAGCGACTTCCCGACAGTGCCCGGTAGCGAGGGCACGCAGGTGCGCATGATCGCCGTCCCCGTCGCCAACAACGCCGCATGGAATCCCGCGGGAGGCAACCGAACACTCGCCGTCAAGGTGTCGAGCTGCGCCACCACGCTCAGCAGCTTCAGCCTGCGGGCCACGGCCTGGTCGAACTCGACGGCCCCCGGGGCCATCACCTGGGCAAGCGGCTCCGGCATCACCCCCGGTTCGCGCCTCGATCTGACGCAGGGCTACGGTCTCGAGGTCCAGGCGCTCGCCCGATGGGGCGTGCTCCCGCCCAACACGGGCGGCACCGCGGCCACGAACTCGAACGCCCGCCGATTCAGCTGGCTGGTCAGCACCCCCCGTTCCACCGCGAGTGTCAACGGCAACCCCACATGCGCCAACCGCAACACCTGCACGCCGTCGCTCCTGGAGATCAACGGCAACACCGCGTCGACCGCGAACACCTGGGTCGCGGCCGGATCGCCCACCGCCACGTTCCCGCCGTCCTACGTGTACCCCGCAGAGACCTATGCGGTGAACACGAACTCCTCGGGCGGTACCGACTGGGCCGCGGCCGCCGGGCTCGCAGCCGGCCAGGGCAACAACGGCAGCCTCGCCAGCAGCGTCACTCTGGTGCCGAGCACGGGTGACACCGCGCTGAAGAACGTCGACGGCAACCTGATGCAGTGGGTCGTCATCGAGTGGTGGGGCGGAACCCCGTCGACCGACCTCATCGCAGAGATCGTGCTGCAATGAGCGCGCGGATGACGCGGCGCACTGCCCGCACTGCCCCCACGGCCATCACCGTCATCGTCGGCGGAGCGGCCGCCAGCGCCCTCCTGCTCGGCACGGGCCTCCTCGCCGGCGTAGGAGCGGAGCCCGCCTGGGCCGCCAACTGCGACCGTGACTGGTCGGTCACCCTCGACGACGGCAGCCCGGTCACGACGCGCACGCTGTTCGCCGACGAGCGGATCAGCCCCGGTGCCAGCCTGGACGGTTCGTTCCGGGTGACCACCGGCCGCGACATCCGCGGGCCGCTCGAACTGCGGGCGGTGCGCACGGGCCCCACCACGGACGCCGCCCTCGAGGCCGACACCGTGATCACCCTGAGCGGCGCGAGCCGATCGGTGACCCGCTCGCTCGCCGAGCTGCTCGACGACGACGGCACTGCGCGCGTCATCGACGCGCTCACCCCCGGCGCCCACGACATCGGCATCACGGTGCAGCTGCCGTTCGACTCCGCCAACACAACTCAGCTCGGGACGATCCCGTTCCAGCTCGAGGTCACGGTTTCCGACGAGCACACGCTTGTCGGCTCAGACCCCGAAGCATGTGCTTCACCGCCGGGCGGGGACGGCGGGGCGGGCGGCGGTTCCGGCGGGGCCGGGACCGGGCTTGCCTCCACCGGCGTCGAGGGGGGCACGGGGCTCGCCCTGGGTTCGCTGCTCCTCGGCGCCGGGTTTGCCGGTGTCGTCGCTGCGCGGCGGCGCCGACGCGAGCAGTAGCGGCGGCCGGCACCGCCCCGGACTAGTTGCCGAGGCTGCCGGCGGTCGACTCCTCGACCGCGCTGCGGTGGAAGTTCTGGAACGAGCGTGACGCGGTCGGGCCGCGCTGGCCCTGGTAGCGCGAGCTGTACTCGGCCGAGCCGTAGGGCTTCTCCGACGGCGAGGAGAGCTGGAAGAAGCACATCTGGCCGATCTTCATGCCCGGCCAGAGCTTGATCGGCAGCGTCGCGACGTTGCTGAGCTCGAGGGTGACGTGGCCGGTGAAGCCGGGGTCGATGAAGCCGGCGGTGGAGTGCGTGAGCAGGCCGAGACGGCCAAGCGAGCTCTTGCCCTCGAGGCGGGCCGCGATGTCATCCGGCAGGGTCACCTGCTCGTAGGTGGCGCCGAGCACGAACTCGCCCGGGTGCAGGATGAATGGCTCGTCGGGCTCCACCTCGATCAGGTGGGTGAGCTCCGGCTGGTCCTCGGCCGGGTCGATGAAGGGGTACTTGTGGTTGTCGAACAGCCGGAAGTAGCGGTCCAGGCGCACGTCGATGCTCGAGGGCTGGATCATCTCGGGCGAGAACGGCTCCATGCGGATGCGCTCGGCGTCGAGGTTGGCCTTGATGTCACGGTCTGAGAGAAGCACGGTGCCAGCTTAACGGGCTGGCCGGGGAGGCAGGGCCAGCACCGCCGCGGTGAGAAAACAGAGCGCCCCGATGAACGTGCCCGCGTTCGCAATGGCGGCATTCCGCAGCTCGCCGGATGCCGGATCCACCGCGGCCCCGATGGCCGAGGCGCCGAAGGCGAGCGAGCCGGCCATGCCGAACCACGTCGACCACCAGCTGCGCGCGTTCGGATCCCACAGTGACTCGCGATCGGTGGTGGCCACCACCGCGAGGCCGCTCGCGATGAGGAAGGCGACGGAGCCGTAGGCGTCGGGGCGCCACACCATCCGCGCCGAGATCTCGGCGCCGTTGCTCTGCAGCAGGGCGGCGAGTGTGCTGACGTTGAACAGCAGCGTGCCGACAAACTGGATCGCCGCCGCGAACCAGTCGAAGCGGGCCGCCTGCGAGGAGCCGCGGTGCGGCAGCGGGCGACCGGTCAGCAACAGCTGAATCAGCGCGGCCGTGGTGAAGAAGAGTGAGCCGACGAAGTAGGTGAGGTTGTCGAGCGTCACCCCGACGGCGTTGGCGTAGCCGGGCCAGGCGCCCAGCGCGAACAGCACGGAGCCGATCGCGAAGCCCCAGGACTCGCGGCGCAGGCGCAGGGTGCGCCCGGCGCCGCGACCCCACCTAGTGCGCGAAGTGGCTGCGCTGCGGCCGGGCACCGCCCTCACGCCCCGTCAGCTCGCGGCAGGCTGTCACGACGGCGTCGGTGAGCATGCGGCCGAGCTCCGTGTTGAAGCCGTCGCGCACCACGATGCGCAGCACCGCCACATCCTCGGCGTCGGCCGGCATCGTGTAGGCCGGCACCTGCCAGCCGGCCGCTCGCAGCTCGTGCGACACCTCGAACACGGTGAAGCCGGCATCCGGGGTCACCTCGAAGGAGATCACCGGGATGGCGCTGCCATCGGTGATCACCGCGAGCTGCGGGATCTCGGCCAGGCGCCCGGAGATCTCGACCGCCGTGTCACGCAGCGTCTCCATCACCGCGCGGTAGCCACCCCGGCCCAGCCGGAGGAAGTTGTAGTACTGGCCGATGACCTGGTTGCCGGGGCGCGAAAAATTGAGCGTGAAGGTGGGCATGTCGCCGCCGAGGTAGTTCACCCGGAAGACGAGCTCGTCAGGCAGGTGCTCCGGCGAGCGCCAGACCACGAAGCCGATGCCCGGGTAGGTGAGGCCGTACTTGTGGCCGCTGGCGTTGATGGAGACGACCCGGGGTAGCCGGAAGTCCCACTTCAGATCCGGGTCAAGGAACGGCACGACGAAGGCCCCACTGGCACCGTCGACGTGGATGGGGACGTCGGGCCCGCCGTTGCCGGCCAGCTCGTCAAGGGCCGCCGCGATGTCTGCGACCGGCTCCAGCTCTCCGGTGAAGGTGGTGCCGAGGATCGCGACGACGCCGATCGTGTTCTCGTCGACGGCGGCCACGACCTGCTCCGGCGTGATCACGTACCGGCCGGGCTCCATCGGCAGGTAGACCGGTTCGACGTCGAAGTAGCGGCAGAACTTCTCCCACACCACCTGCACGTTGCTGCCCATGATGAGCTTGGGCCGCGACTGGTCGGCCCCGGTGGCCGCCCGCGCCGCCCGCCAGCGCCACTTCATGGCCAGCCCGGCCAGCATCACCGCCTCACTGGAGCCGATGGTGGAGACGCCGGTCGCGCTGCGCGGGTCGTCGGGGTCGAGACCGGGAGCGTTGAACAGGTCGGCCACGATCGACACGCAGCGGCCCTCGATCGCCGCCGTTGCCGGGTACTCGTCCTTGTCGATCATGTTCTTGTCGAAGGACTCGGCCATCAGCTTGTCGGCCTCCGGGTCCATCCACGTGGTCACGAAGGTGGCCAGGTTCAGCCGCGAGCTGCCGTCGAGCAGCAGCTCGTCGTGGATGAAGCGGTACGCACTGCCCGGATCCACCGGTTCTTCGGCCAACCGCAACAGCGGATGCTTCTCCCGCGAGAGGCCGTCGGTGTAGGCCGGCGCGTAGTCGTGGGGTTTCGGCTGATTCTGAGACACGTAGTTCTCCTTGCCATGCAGCGCACCGGGCCGGTCGGCAGAGAGAGCGTCTAGCGGCGATGCGGGATCGAGTGCTCCCTAGGCACGCTAGCCCGATTCGCCGGGGCTGTACAGGGTGTCTGCGCATTGCCCGACGTCGATCAGTTGCTAACATGTTCATCACGCGCATCCGGCATCGGATGCCGCACGCCGATGTAGTTCAATGGCAGAACTTCTGCTTCCCAAGCAGATAGCGCGGGTTCGATTCCCGTCATCGGCTCCAGTTTTCACGTCTCGAGCCCCCAACGCCCGTATGGCTTGCCTCACTCAACGTGAGGCTGGAGGTCACTTCTTGAGCTAGATGAGACTTTTCCCACCTTGTTGAGAGTAGGAGGCCACCATCACCTCCCTCTCGCTCGGCCCGCATCCCCAGCGTTCAGGCGCCTAGGCACATGGCTCGGCCGTTTCGGGACCGTCCCCGCGACCTAACTCCGTCGTGGCCGGACGTTCCGTCAACGTCTACCGTCGGTGAGGTCGCCAGGCTGTTCGCGCTCAACCTCCGGACTGCGGTTGGTGATAGGAGCCTCCGCACGGCCGCCACTGCCTGCGACTTGTCGCACGTCACACTCGCGTCGATTCTCGACGGGCGTGTGTGGCCTGACCTCGAGACCATTGCGAAGCTAGAAGGCGGTCTTGATATGACTCTTTGGCCGATTCGCCGTTAGCCACATGGTCGGAGAGGGATGCTACTCGAGGCCTTCTAGTGGAACGTGACTTGAGTTTCGGAGGGAAAGGTACCGGGCCGACGCTGGTTCGGTGAGCTAATCTCCCCCGCGAGCTGCATCGGCTTCAGCGTCTTCACCTTGATGTGAGTCTTCGCGAACGGGGTATTCACTAGAACGTAGTCTTCAATCATCTCGATGCTCACGGTGCGCCCCGAGAAGACCCTCTTCAGTTCAGCGCGAAGTGGACCCGTGTCGACTACATCATCAAAGAGCACTTGTTGGCCGGCAAGAATGTCGGAGAACCTGTTCCCCGCTTGCGGGTCGACCCTCCACATTGCATCCTTCATTTTCTCGAGACCGAGCTTGTGACGCGTGCAGAAGAATAGGTAGTTGCCTGTACGGCCTTGTGAATTCACCATTTCGAAATGGCGAACGTACTTGAATCCACATTCCTTCATGAGTTGGTCTCTATACAAATCTCGGAGGAACGTTCCTCGGTTCGGGTCTGATGCCGGTGGGGCGTTCTTGAACTCGTCCGTCCCGAAGAGGGCCTCGAACTGCACGTCGACGTTGCCAGCAGTGCTGAATCGAACTGCGCTGTTGTGGTCGAAATAGATGAAAAGCTCGCTTCGGTCGAACTTCATAAGGTCAGCGATGAGCTTTATTGGAACGTCCTTGTAACCAAACGGGTCGAGGAACGCGAAAGTTGGGGCCAGCCGCCCGGTGCCCAATTGGGCGAGAATCTCAGTGGCGACGCTAGTGAAGTTCTCGTTTTCAACAAACACCTTCACATTTGCGGGCCAGGCGGGGTGCCTCGCCTGCTCTGTGGCGACGACCTCAAGAAGCTTCTGGTGACGGGTCCGGTCCTTCTCGTTGAAGATGAAGATGAACTCGGTACCCGACATTTGGGGCAGGTGACTGTGCTCGAGGAGCGTCCTCAGAGCAATCGTCGGAGAGCCTGGTTCGCCGGAAGCATAGACGCCGGGGCCTGCGAAACCATCGAGGAAGAGGATGCGCTTGTTGTGGCTTGCGAGCGCGGGATACCACGCACCGAGATACCTTTCAAGCAGGTCATGCTTCGCTCGAGTGTGAGGCTCGAGGGACCAAACAGCGTGACTTCCACTAGACAATTGCGTGCTGGTCAAGAGCCCCCCTTGGTTCAACTTGGGGTCAATGCTGGCACACCAATGCAAAGGTCCGGACAGCGCCCGTGGAGCTGAAGCTCAATTCTTAGGACGGGTGGCTCCCCTTGTCCCAAGATTCGAGGGGTACCGCAAATTCGACGGCCCTTGAACTGGGGGCACTAGCGAGGGGCATGAACGCGCGTCAATTCCGTCCCTACCGCTTCAACC includes the following:
- the dcd gene encoding dCTP deaminase gives rise to the protein MLLSDRDIKANLDAERIRMEPFSPEMIQPSSIDVRLDRYFRLFDNHKYPFIDPAEDQPELTHLIEVEPDEPFILHPGEFVLGATYEQVTLPDDIAARLEGKSSLGRLGLLTHSTAGFIDPGFTGHVTLELSNVATLPIKLWPGMKIGQMCFFQLSSPSEKPYGSAEYSSRYQGQRGPTASRSFQNFHRSAVEESTAGSLGN
- a CDS encoding glutamate decarboxylase, translating into MSQNQPKPHDYAPAYTDGLSREKHPLLRLAEEPVDPGSAYRFIHDELLLDGSSRLNLATFVTTWMDPEADKLMAESFDKNMIDKDEYPATAAIEGRCVSIVADLFNAPGLDPDDPRSATGVSTIGSSEAVMLAGLAMKWRWRAARAATGADQSRPKLIMGSNVQVVWEKFCRYFDVEPVYLPMEPGRYVITPEQVVAAVDENTIGVVAILGTTFTGELEPVADIAAALDELAGNGGPDVPIHVDGASGAFVVPFLDPDLKWDFRLPRVVSINASGHKYGLTYPGIGFVVWRSPEHLPDELVFRVNYLGGDMPTFTLNFSRPGNQVIGQYYNFLRLGRGGYRAVMETLRDTAVEISGRLAEIPQLAVITDGSAIPVISFEVTPDAGFTVFEVSHELRAAGWQVPAYTMPADAEDVAVLRIVVRDGFNTELGRMLTDAVVTACRELTGREGGARPQRSHFAH
- a CDS encoding three-Cys-motif partner protein TcmP, translating into MTSTQLSSGSHAVWSLEPHTRAKHDLLERYLGAWYPALASHNKRILFLDGFAGPGVYASGEPGSPTIALRTLLEHSHLPQMSGTEFIFIFNEKDRTRHQKLLEVVATEQARHPAWPANVKVFVENENFTSVATEILAQLGTGRLAPTFAFLDPFGYKDVPIKLIADLMKFDRSELFIYFDHNSAVRFSTAGNVDVQFEALFGTDEFKNAPPASDPNRGTFLRDLYRDQLMKECGFKYVRHFEMVNSQGRTGNYLFFCTRHKLGLEKMKDAMWRVDPQAGNRFSDILAGQQVLFDDVVDTGPLRAELKRVFSGRTVSIEMIEDYVLVNTPFAKTHIKVKTLKPMQLAGEISSPNQRRPGTFPSETQVTFH